A genome region from Cryptosporidium parvum Iowa II chromosome 8, whole genome shotgun sequence includes the following:
- a CDS encoding Ydr449cp/Utp6p; small (ribosomal) subunit (SSU) processosome (contains U3 snoRNA). HAT repeats has product MADKVQRVMEDMVPELLDLGKRKVFSKEEIREIIKHRRNFEYKIASRTPILRDFLEYLSHEYELERIRNTRTKALKLKKRTIGDYSIIRLIHFIFKRALRKFPSDEKLWLQNIDFCLKSGSSKALQRSLISALKHNPNNSVFWLIMSDRELQNGNSKEARSAILLGLRVNKSSLILWRGFSQLETNIAYRKYLDSFSSSKLALNKGFQIKNSSVMPLIPILNHGLRRIKLEYKKEAHIIFMFRQYYKLYNTLLKDGDLSRIEGMDELKNQIFDSFNQSKKLQPLFPVFGIILGISKNDQSDIFSHFKYEIDQLFSNSDSEFVLVSLIFICRLIYNCINGQFPVSSPGNQSNMDTSFETINNSNIIDFGFQISESIQDFDNNQELSNQNDSTMENDLNLDMITWYSQTCLKNLIFKENLQIKKTIHLLKLDPNFWNCCFLEDSNVEDLIQILSLYSIPSIVDREVWKEKLFSKEQIESIREKIMLYLSQDLNKDRFVQLVTDIKGTIEKLAIEPEFQDLKLTLFEALDSLFESNHVDNFNNYTNDDKHIRDSPNQNLPQIPDNIPQLIQAYKQFIIYYGTKQLSPNQATFMIQSINKLLDLIQNQVENDEKQSESLDFIGFSKSIFWTLYIISTNSQELNEEYSQSLLKLRQRIIFFSLNILPRWISTRKIPGLLFNTLIIYSVLKSTENMDNSLSSLIIKYLKYQENGMEINFDSSSIIGILKESINEDYLTHATEILLELPSEYSWLLSNDITMMSKANKDITSITFMLSCITLLYLLLERYLEKCISRKNSHNKLSDPNLENPNNYLIPKLFWMLNHLITYINGLDDFKSEEFKINLYVRYLLLIKLIEHFKVKRILSPKFGEFNNGNQIPTFSMLISQFNKCSSQMRSGKIPSGLSIVTISTLPLDDPQFELFLKRTSSIQEDGQEVFETPESQNSPHQTLNKVMQNILNPCQLLAPTSIYVNTNYL; this is encoded by the coding sequence ATGGCAGATAAGGTACAAAGAGTGATGGAGGACATGGTTCCAGAGCTCTTGGACCTTGGAAAACGTAAAGTTTTTTCAAAAGAGGAAATCAGAGAAATTATCAAGCATAGAAGGaactttgaatataaaatagCTTCAAGAACTCCAATTTTGAGAGATTTTTTAGAATATTTAAGTCATGAATATGAACTTGAGAGAATTAGAAATACTAGAACAAAAGcattaaagttaaaaaaacGTACTATTGGTGATTACTCAATTATTCGTTTAATCcactttattttcaaaagagCTCTCAGAAAGTTTCCATCTGATGAAAAGTTATGGCTTCAAAACATTGACTTTTGTTTAAAATCAGGATCTTCAAAGGCTCTTCAAAGAAGTTTAATTTCTGCTCTCAAACATAACCCAAATAATAGTGTTTTTTGGCTTATAATGTCTGATAGAGAGCTACAAAATggaaattcaaaagaagCTAGGTCTGCAATTCTTTTGGGATTGAGAGTAAACAAGAGTTCTCTAATACTATGGAGAGGTTTTTCTCAACTTGAAACTAACATTGCATATAGAAAGTATTTAGACTCTTTTTCCAGCTCTAAACTTGCGCTTAATAAAGGAttccaaattaaaaattccAGTGTTATGCCTCTAATTCCAATCTTAAACCATGGCCTGAGAAGAATCAAGCTTGAATATAAGAAAGAAGCccatattatatttatgttCAGGCAATATTACAAGCTTTATAATACACTTTTGAAGGATGGTGATTTATCTAGGATTGAAGGTATGGACGAGctaaaaaatcaaatatttgacTCATTTAATCAAAGCAAGAAATTACAACCATTATTTCCAgtatttggaattattttaGGCATTTCCAAAAATGACCAATCGGATATATTCAGTCattttaaatatgaaattgACCAACTATTTAGTAATTCAGATAGTGAGTTTGTCTTGGTTTCTTTGATCTTTATTTGCAGACTCATTTATAACTGCATTAATGGCCAATTTCCTGTATCTAGTCCAGGAAATCAGTCAAATATGGATACCTCATTTGAAACcataaataattctaatattataGATTTTGGATTTCAAATTTCTGAGTCCATTCaagattttgataataatcaaGAACTTTCTAATCAAAATGATTCTACAATGGagaatgatttaaatttagaTATGATTACTTGGTACTCTCAGACTTgtttgaaaaatttgatattcaaagaaaatttacaaatcaagaaaactattcatttattgaaaCTTGATCCTAACTTTTGGAATTGTTGTTTTTTAGAAGATTCTAATGTTGAAGATCTTATTCAAATACTTTCATTATACTCGATACCTAGTATTGTGGATAGAGAAGTATGGAaggaaaaattattttcaaaagagCAAATTGAATCTATtagagaaaaaattatgtTATACTTATCTCAGGATTTAAATAAGGACAGATTTGTACAATTAGTCACTGATATAAAGGGTACCATTGAAAAATTGGCTATTGAACCTgaatttcaagatttaaAACTTACTCTGTTTGAGGCTCTTGACTCGTTATTTGAGTCCAACCATGTAGacaattttaataactATACTAATGATGACAAACATATAAGAGATTCTCCAAATCAGAATTTACCCCAAATCCCGGATAATATTCCTCAATTGATACAAGCATATAAACaattcattatatattatgGTACAAAACAACTTTCACCTAATCAGGCTACATTCATGATACAATCCATTAACAAGCTGTTAGATCTAATCCAAAACCAAGTTGAAAACGATGAAAAACAGTCTGAAAGTTTGGATTTTATTggattttcaaaatcaatcTTCTGGACTTTATATATCATAAGCACCAATTCacaagaattaaatgaagaatattcACAAAGTCTTCTCAAACTTAGACAAAGAATCATCTTTTTCTCACTTAATATTTTACCAAGATGGATTTCTACTAGAAAAATTCCAGGGCTCCTATTCAAtacattaattatttactcTGTACTTAAATCTACAGAGAATATGgataattcattatcaaGTCTAATAATCAAATACTTAAAATACCAAGAGAATGGTAtggaaattaattttgattcatCATCTATTATTGGTATTCTTAAAGAATCTATCAATGAAGACTATCTTACTCATGCTACTGAAATTCTTCTTGAATTACCATCTGAATATAGCTGGTTACTTTCCAATGATATTACCATGATGTCTAAAGCCAATAAAGATATTACATCAATTACATTCATGCTTTCTTGTATAACTTTACTATACTTACTACTTGAAAGATATCTAGAAAAGTGTATTTCACGAAAAAACAGTCACAATAAACTCAGTGATCCGAATCTAgaaaatccaaataattatcTAATACCTAAACTATTTTGGATGTTGAACCATCTAATTACTTATATTAATGGCCTTGATGACTTTAAGTCCgaagaattcaaaataaatttgtacGTAAGATATTTACTTCTCATTAAACTTATAGAACATTTCAAGGtaaaaagaattctttCTCCGAAATTTGGAGAATTTAATAACGGTAACCAGATACCTACTTTTTCAATGCTAATTAGTCAGTTTAATAAATGCTCTTCACAAATGCGTTCTGGCAAAATACCTTCTGGGCTTAGCATTGTAACTATCTCTACTTTACCCTTAGATGATCCTCAGTTCGAGCTATTCCTAAAAAGAACATCCAGCATACAAGAAGATGGCCAAGAAGTCTTTGAAACCCCTGAATCTCAAAACAGTCCCCATcaaactttaaataaagtcatgcaaaatattttaaatccaTGCCAACTTTTGGCGCCAACATCTATATATGTAAAtactaattatttataa